From one Thermanaeromonas sp. C210 genomic stretch:
- a CDS encoding nitrous oxide reductase accessory protein NosL translates to MVRCRLFLLLLVGLALAGCGGGPEDVEPQAIDPTLDICPVCKMSIVDMHFAAQLIDSMGNPISFDDIGCMVLYLKRLGPEGSQGVKALYVTDFNMLEWLPAREAYYVQGRINTPMGFGIVACSQEEEAQRLAERTEGKVLTWEEVLEAKLTVGFDPARQAEDKGEQDASEERGEEGIPPAR, encoded by the coding sequence ATGGTAAGATGTCGGCTTTTCCTGTTGCTATTGGTAGGGCTGGCCCTGGCGGGTTGCGGAGGAGGTCCGGAAGATGTGGAACCCCAAGCCATTGATCCTACCCTAGACATTTGCCCGGTATGTAAAATGAGCATCGTAGATATGCATTTTGCCGCCCAGCTCATCGATAGCATGGGAAACCCCATCAGCTTCGACGATATAGGGTGTATGGTCCTTTATCTTAAAAGGCTGGGGCCCGAGGGGAGCCAGGGGGTAAAGGCCCTTTATGTAACGGATTTTAATATGCTGGAATGGTTGCCGGCCAGGGAGGCTTATTACGTACAGGGGCGCATCAATACTCCCATGGGGTTTGGCATCGTGGCCTGTAGCCAGGAGGAAGAGGCCCAAAGGTTAGCCGAACGCACCGAGGGTAAAGTCCTTACCTGGGAAGAGGTACTGGAAGCCAAATTGACGGTGGGGTTTGATCCGGCCCGGCAGGCTGAAGACAAAGGGGAACAGGATGCTTCTGAGGAAAGAGGGGAAGAGGGGATCCCACCTGCAAGGTAA
- the nosD gene encoding nitrous oxide reductase family maturation protein NosD, producing MGRKILLLGLFAFLILGGVNGTALAATIEVWPGGPVSTIQEALDRADNGDIIRVHQGHYRERLVISKSVSLLGLECPVIDGGGVGDVITILADDVVIKGFEILGSGKKLEDSDAGIKLKSARGVVIEDCRIVNNHFGIYLDRSEGNIIRRNLIRGRPVKGRAEAYQVENDPYAGYHPTFEGEGGDGIHLFASSDNQIENNVIVDTRDGIYFNYAHNNCVIGNRISGVRYGIHYMYSDDNYFEANLLTHNVAGAAPMFSKRIVFRRNVFAHSRGHRAYGVLFATCDDSLAEENIIVDNTRGVFFDVSLRNVFRRNMVALNDIGLDLISSSSDNLFVENNFIDNLQDVVMVSGRVGEGNRFYEEGRGNHWNDYWGFDLDRDGIGDIPHRTGDPFTYLMARYPAVRLFLNSPAAKALEFSERIFPLVDVPKAEDRYPLAQPVEIEIPEFGDQERQVHSKALGWYSLFMLLLAGAIFSRAFRLSSGRRERWRLLGRRGSPW from the coding sequence ATGGGACGAAAAATCCTCCTCCTCGGCCTCTTTGCCTTCCTCATCTTAGGGGGTGTCAACGGCACGGCGCTTGCAGCCACCATAGAGGTATGGCCCGGGGGACCGGTCAGCACTATCCAGGAGGCCCTGGATAGGGCGGATAACGGAGATATTATCCGTGTACACCAGGGCCACTACCGGGAGAGACTGGTGATAAGTAAGTCCGTTTCGCTGCTAGGGCTAGAATGTCCGGTGATCGACGGAGGAGGGGTGGGGGATGTAATAACCATCCTGGCCGATGATGTCGTCATTAAGGGCTTTGAAATCCTGGGTAGCGGGAAAAAACTGGAGGATTCCGATGCAGGTATCAAATTAAAGTCGGCTAGGGGGGTAGTCATCGAAGACTGCCGTATCGTGAACAATCATTTTGGCATCTATCTGGATCGTTCGGAGGGCAATATCATCCGGCGCAACCTTATCCGGGGCAGGCCGGTAAAGGGTAGGGCGGAAGCCTATCAAGTCGAGAATGATCCCTACGCCGGTTATCACCCCACTTTTGAGGGAGAGGGAGGCGATGGTATTCACCTGTTTGCCTCCTCAGACAACCAGATCGAGAACAACGTAATTGTAGACACCCGGGATGGCATTTATTTTAATTATGCCCATAACAACTGTGTAATCGGGAACAGGATTTCGGGGGTAAGATATGGCATTCACTACATGTATTCCGATGATAATTACTTCGAGGCCAACCTTTTAACTCATAATGTGGCAGGGGCGGCCCCCATGTTTTCTAAGCGGATTGTGTTTCGGAGAAACGTTTTTGCCCATAGCCGGGGGCACAGGGCTTATGGCGTACTTTTTGCAACTTGCGATGATAGCCTTGCCGAGGAGAACATTATCGTGGACAATACCAGAGGCGTTTTCTTTGACGTCTCCTTGCGCAATGTTTTTCGGCGCAATATGGTGGCCCTTAATGATATTGGGCTGGACCTGATATCTAGTTCCTCGGACAACCTTTTTGTGGAAAATAACTTTATCGATAATCTCCAGGACGTTGTCATGGTATCGGGACGAGTGGGGGAAGGAAACCGCTTTTATGAGGAAGGACGAGGCAACCACTGGAATGATTACTGGGGTTTCGATCTGGACCGGGACGGCATTGGAGATATACCCCACCGGACGGGGGACCCTTTTACTTACTTGATGGCCCGATATCCGGCAGTGCGGTTATTTCTGAACAGCCCTGCGGCTAAAGCCCTGGAGTTTTCGGAGAGAATTTTCCCCCTGGTGGATGTTCCTAAAGCGGAAGACCGCTATCCTCTAGCCCAGCCCGTGGAGATTGAAATACCGGAGTTTGGCGACCAGGAGAGGCAAGTTCATAGCAAGGCGTTGGGATGGTATTCTCTCTTCATGTTGCTCTTAGCCGGTGCCATTTTTAGCCGTGCCTTTCGCCTGAGTTCCGGGAGAAGGGAGAGGTGGCGGCTCCTGGGGAGGAGAGGTAGTCCATGGTAA
- the ccmA gene encoding heme ABC exporter ATP-binding protein CcmA, which produces MNRDYVLQVKALYKYYGGFAAVKNISFQVARGKVFALLGHNGAGKTTLIKMIVGLVNPSSGQIIIEGHTHQRKPQETKMNIGYLPEKMSFYDNLTAWETIRFYAKLKGQPAERCAEVLEQVGLKEVMHKRVGTFSKGMQQRLGLAQAIIHRPQLLILDEPTTGLDPLGVCWLKQMIRTWNEEGTTVFFSSHNLADVQELAHRVAILCRGEMVALGTIAQLQAQLNLKVKMKIRLAGQYPFPWLMQLADKGLGFMEMGENQLTVTCNVGEKGKIIEQLLAQGVHIADFEVEEPGLDIIYQEVMQRAGLSTPLAKT; this is translated from the coding sequence ATGAATAGAGACTATGTCCTGCAAGTAAAGGCTTTATATAAGTATTACGGAGGATTCGCTGCCGTTAAAAATATTTCTTTTCAGGTTGCCCGGGGAAAGGTTTTTGCCCTCCTGGGCCATAACGGGGCGGGTAAAACTACCTTGATTAAGATGATCGTAGGTCTGGTGAACCCCAGCAGCGGCCAGATCATAATCGAGGGTCATACCCACCAGCGGAAACCCCAGGAGACTAAAATGAACATAGGCTATTTACCCGAGAAGATGAGCTTCTATGATAATCTAACCGCATGGGAAACCATCCGCTTTTACGCCAAGTTAAAGGGGCAACCTGCGGAAAGGTGTGCGGAAGTCCTGGAGCAGGTGGGCTTAAAGGAAGTCATGCATAAACGGGTGGGAACTTTTTCTAAGGGTATGCAGCAGCGCCTAGGCCTGGCCCAGGCCATTATCCACCGGCCCCAGTTGCTGATCTTGGATGAACCTACCACGGGCCTGGACCCCTTGGGGGTCTGCTGGCTAAAACAAATGATTCGCACCTGGAATGAAGAAGGTACCACCGTTTTCTTCTCCTCCCACAATTTGGCCGATGTGCAGGAGCTAGCCCACCGGGTAGCCATTTTGTGCCGGGGAGAGATGGTGGCTCTGGGTACCATTGCCCAACTGCAGGCACAACTAAACTTGAAGGTCAAGATGAAAATCAGGTTGGCCGGTCAATATCCCTTTCCCTGGTTGATGCAACTGGCTGACAAGGGACTGGGGTTTATGGAAATGGGAGAGAACCAGTTGACAGTTACCTGTAATGTGGGAGAGAAGGGTAAAATAATAGAGCAGCTACTGGCCCAGGGGGTTCATATTGCCGACTTTGAGGTAGAGGAACCTGGGCTAGATATAATTTACCAGGAAGTCATGCAGCGGGCAGGTCTCTCTACCCCTCTCGCGAAGACGTGA
- the lysS gene encoding lysine--tRNA ligase, with translation MRVRKEKLAALRQLGVEPYGGRFERTHSTQEIIHNFESLEGREVALAGRLMAVREHGKATFADLHDQSGRIQLYVRLDRVGETAYRIFTQLLDLGDILGVRGTVFRTRRGEISVEVGDFTLLCKSLRPLPEKWHGLKDVDLRYRQRYLDLIVNPEVRQVFFTRAKVLKAIRTFLDGRGFWEVETPTMHAIAGGAAARPFITHHNALDLDLYLRIALELHLKRLLVGGMEKVYEMGRIFRNEGISTKHNPEFTMLELYQAYADYHDMMDLLEEMVAFVAEEALGTTKVEYQGEVLDLAPPWPRITMLEAVKKYTGIDFAPLSQDEARKAAEGLGLELEPGLSRGKIINEVFEATVEPHLIQPIFILDYPVDISPLAKKREDNPEFTYRFEAFIAGRELANAFSELNDPLDQRERFEAQLRERAAGNEEAHMMDEDFLRALEYGMPPAGGLGMGVDRLVMILTDSPSIRDVILFPTMRPREDWDSQK, from the coding sequence ATGCGGGTCAGAAAGGAAAAGCTGGCGGCCCTCCGCCAGCTCGGGGTGGAACCTTACGGTGGTCGTTTCGAGCGCACCCATTCCACCCAGGAAATCATCCATAACTTTGAAAGTCTCGAGGGCCGGGAAGTAGCCCTTGCCGGCCGCCTGATGGCCGTCCGCGAGCACGGTAAAGCTACCTTTGCCGACCTCCACGATCAGTCGGGTCGCATCCAGCTTTATGTGAGATTAGACCGCGTGGGAGAAACGGCCTACCGCATCTTTACCCAGCTGCTGGACCTGGGAGACATCCTCGGGGTACGGGGAACTGTCTTTCGCACCCGCAGGGGAGAAATCTCCGTAGAGGTGGGCGATTTTACCCTTCTATGCAAGAGCCTCCGGCCCTTACCCGAGAAGTGGCATGGCCTTAAAGATGTGGATTTGCGGTACCGCCAGCGGTACCTGGATCTGATTGTTAATCCCGAGGTGCGCCAGGTATTCTTCACCAGGGCGAAGGTACTGAAGGCCATCCGGACCTTCCTGGACGGGCGGGGCTTCTGGGAAGTGGAAACCCCCACCATGCACGCCATCGCCGGCGGGGCTGCCGCGCGCCCCTTCATCACCCACCATAATGCCCTGGACTTAGACCTATACTTGCGCATCGCCCTGGAGCTGCACCTCAAGCGCCTGTTGGTGGGCGGAATGGAAAAGGTTTACGAGATGGGGCGCATCTTCCGGAATGAGGGCATTTCGACCAAGCACAACCCCGAGTTCACCATGCTGGAGCTGTATCAGGCCTACGCCGACTACCACGATATGATGGATCTGCTGGAGGAAATGGTCGCCTTCGTGGCCGAGGAGGCCCTGGGAACCACTAAGGTAGAGTATCAGGGAGAGGTGCTGGACCTTGCCCCGCCCTGGCCGCGGATTACTATGTTGGAAGCCGTCAAAAAATATACGGGCATTGATTTTGCCCCCTTGAGCCAGGACGAGGCGAGGAAGGCGGCGGAGGGGCTGGGGTTAGAACTGGAACCTGGTCTGAGCCGGGGTAAAATCATAAATGAGGTGTTTGAAGCCACCGTAGAACCCCATCTCATCCAGCCTATCTTCATACTTGACTACCCGGTTGATATCTCGCCTCTGGCTAAGAAGCGGGAGGACAACCCCGAATTCACCTACCGGTTTGAAGCCTTTATCGCCGGGCGGGAACTGGCCAACGCCTTCTCGGAATTGAACGACCCCCTGGACCAGCGGGAGCGTTTTGAAGCCCAGCTGCGGGAAAGGGCAGCGGGCAATGAAGAAGCCCACATGATGGACGAAGATTTCCTGCGGGCCCTGGAGTACGGCATGCCGCCGGCCGGAGGCCTGGGCATGGGCGTGGACCGGCTCGTAATGATCCTCACGGATTCCCCTTCCATCCGTGACGTGATCCTCTTCCCCACCATGCGTCCCCGGGAGGATTGGGATAGCCAGAAATAG
- the greA gene encoding transcription elongation factor GreA, whose protein sequence is MAEKEVLLTVDGLKKLEEELEYLKSVKRREVAERIKQAIEFGDISENSEYEDAKNEQAFLEGRILALEKKLRHARVIDTQEMPGDVVSLGSKVTVEDLDSGEQFTYRIVGSIEADPGEMRISNESPVGRALLGQQVGAVVEVQVPCGTLRYRILGVSNGNS, encoded by the coding sequence ATGGCCGAAAAAGAAGTCCTCCTGACCGTCGACGGATTAAAGAAGTTGGAGGAAGAGCTGGAGTATCTTAAGTCCGTTAAACGGCGGGAAGTGGCCGAACGTATAAAGCAGGCCATCGAGTTCGGGGATATCAGTGAAAACTCGGAGTACGAGGACGCCAAAAACGAGCAGGCCTTTTTAGAAGGCCGCATTCTTGCTTTAGAGAAGAAGTTGCGCCACGCGCGTGTTATCGATACCCAGGAGATGCCTGGTGATGTGGTGTCCCTGGGCTCCAAGGTTACGGTAGAAGATCTGGACAGCGGAGAGCAGTTTACTTATAGGATCGTGGGATCCATAGAGGCGGATCCCGGCGAAATGCGCATTTCTAACGAGTCCCCGGTAGGACGTGCCCTGCTGGGGCAGCAGGTGGGCGCCGTAGTGGAGGTCCAGGTGCCCTGCGGTACCCTACGCTACCGCATTTTAGGCGTCAGCAACGGGAACAGCTAA
- a CDS encoding ABC transporter permease, which translates to MSLGNILTVAEKEMLESIRNRWLTTFAVVFGLLALLISFFGLSALGLRGYQGFNRVTASLLNLVLYLLPLIALVMGAYSVAGERESGSLHVLLTHPVHPGEVIMGKFLGVALALVAAIFSGFGGAGVVMAWKTGVLYLGDYLVFVGLSVGLALIFLSLAILISVISTRRAQALGLAIFVWFVIILVYDFLAIGVAALQQVTLVVPLLLALLLLNPADMVRVLVILQLGGEATFGPTLAALTRVLSAGSGEALLLVVLALWMILPLAVAALWFSRRQDY; encoded by the coding sequence ATGAGCCTGGGGAATATCCTGACGGTGGCAGAAAAAGAGATGTTGGAATCCATCCGCAACCGATGGCTTACCACCTTTGCCGTGGTATTCGGTCTTTTGGCCCTTTTAATCTCCTTTTTTGGCCTGTCGGCGTTAGGGCTGCGAGGCTACCAGGGGTTTAACCGGGTGACGGCCAGCTTGCTGAACCTGGTGTTGTACCTGTTGCCCCTCATTGCCCTGGTAATGGGGGCTTACAGTGTGGCCGGGGAAAGGGAGAGCGGCTCCCTCCATGTCCTACTTACCCATCCTGTTCACCCTGGCGAGGTAATTATGGGCAAGTTCCTGGGCGTAGCCCTGGCCTTGGTGGCCGCTATCTTTAGCGGCTTTGGTGGCGCGGGAGTGGTCATGGCCTGGAAGACGGGGGTCTTATACCTAGGGGACTATTTGGTTTTTGTGGGCCTTTCCGTGGGTTTGGCCCTGATCTTTTTAAGCTTGGCCATCCTGATCTCGGTGATCTCAACCAGGCGAGCTCAAGCATTAGGGCTGGCTATTTTTGTCTGGTTTGTGATTATCTTAGTCTACGATTTCTTAGCCATCGGAGTGGCTGCCCTCCAGCAAGTCACCCTGGTAGTACCCCTGTTATTAGCTTTATTACTATTGAACCCGGCCGATATGGTGCGGGTGCTAGTTATTCTTCAGTTAGGGGGTGAGGCCACTTTCGGCCCTACCCTGGCGGCTTTAACCCGGGTGCTATCCGCGGGCTCGGGGGAAGCATTACTTTTAGTGGTTCTGGCCTTATGGATGATTTTGCCTCTGGCCGTGGCCGCCTTGTGGTTTAGCAGGAGGCAGGACTATTAG